The Podarcis raffonei isolate rPodRaf1 chromosome 18, rPodRaf1.pri, whole genome shotgun sequence genome includes the window tttcccataggaatgcattgaaaatcaattaatgcgttcctatggaaaccgcttgccgggctggcggtgcggagaagggcttttctccccaccacaagccttcaggacaggtccgggaacagaggggaaggcgcgcagcgcttctcctctgttcccggggcttgcggtgaggagaagggctttcctccccgcCCCACAGAATgctgaaggctggcggttcacagccatccgaaggctggcgcggggagaagggctctccgccccaccgccagccttcggaggagccttccgaaggctagCGGCGGGAggagggctctccgccccaccgccagccttcggagcagccttccgaaggctggcggcgggaagaagtctctccgccccgccgccagccttcggagcagccttccgaagcctggcggcaggaggaggtctctccgccccaccaccagccttcggaggaggtccgaggacagtggggaagacgcgctgcgcttccccgctgtccccggagatttccctgtgggctttcgtcttgcgaaggaagcccatagggaaattcgtctttcttcttgcgagttttccgtcttgcgaggcaccactgtatgatcTTCTTTCTTAATCTCATCCCCGATCATTCCCAAGAGGAAGGCTTCGGCTTTTTTAACAAAGGtgtatttaagaatttttttcaattcattatatatggattcccaatattttttaatttcttcacatttccaccacatgtggtagaagctTCTTTCTTTggttttacacttccaacacctaTTATCCACTGTTTTATACACTGTCTTATACACTGCAAACAGTGTTCTTTTAGATACAATCTATATATTTGTCCCATTCTCTGTTGAAGTTTTGGTCGTCCTGGTTTCCGATTTTCCTGGTCAGTCTTGCAATCTCTGCATAGTCccaataatttcatctgccagtccGTATTCATTAGTATCTTGCCTGGGTCAGCAACATCCTTTGCAGCTGTAATAGTGTAcataaattctaataatatacAGTCTTTTCAGTTCCTTCGCTATTTCTGCAGCtataattcctaacaaaaaggcttctggttttttaacaaaagttactttaatgattttttttaaaaaaaccatcatacagttgtacctcagctcCTGAACACCTTGGGAGTCGAATGTTCCGGCTCCCAAATGactgaaaaccagaagtgagtgttccggttttcaaacattcttttggggcttcctgcagccaatcagaagctttgtttcggaagctgaacagacTCTGTTTGAcgtctgaggtatgactgtaaagtgtaccttggttctccagaagtccattccaaaaccaaagagaCCTTTGAtccaaaaatgaaagcaataaactatgtactgcagtcacacaatcaatcaatcaatcagtagctgaactgggttccacacagtcacacacacacacacacacacacacacacaaagagccacaaaaccacaaaataaatagcgaaaacagacagacctcagggtAACGCTCagaacggagcacgttcggcttccgaaaaatgttcacaaaccggaacacttaacttccgggtttgcagtgtttggtttccatgttgtttgagtaccaaggcgtttgagaaccaaggtaccactgtacagtcatacctcaggttgcgaacgtgatccgtgcgggaggctcCTTCGCAACCCGAAGCACCATGTCTGCGTACGCACGGGACGCGatccggcgcttctgcgcatgcgcacgacGTCATTTTTGCGTGCATTCACAAGTGTTGAAACCCGGAAGCGACCCGGTTCCAGTACTTCGGGTCCGGCAGGGTCCGCAACCCGaaacccgcagcgttcgtaacccgagatatgactgtatatcatttcccagaattcctgtTATCATTTTGCAGTTCTcaaatatcctttattaggcatagcaaaccacacattatcaaacagacaccgtatacaaattgtgcaaagtACAAGCGCAACATAACAAGGTTTGAcccagtcagatctttaactccagagaaaatcagtttgcataaataatacaatacaaccgctaaatctctttataatggcccagtttttctacatggacagcactcagaaattcagccactattaaagtaatttgatcattcctgtccgaAAGCAGGAACTGAACCGTTAGTATCATAGAATTCAGTTGTAAGGTCTTTAATCATTGTCTTCTGGCACAAATGCCAAAAtatgaaaagaaaatatgctccaaaTTATCAGGTTCCTGTTTTTTTGCAGAGATGCTCTGATTCCAGGGGAGCTAActatcttcctctcactatctTCGAGGGAAACATATTAAATCTGGCTAACATAAGCATCCTGCACAAATCAAATCATTTTGCAATTTTACCACAATTCCCCAGGTGAAGGAGTTGGTTCTGGACAACTGCCGCTCTGACGACGGCAAGATCGGAGGGCTCTCCTCTGACTTTGAAAACCTCGAATTCCTCAGTATGATCAACGTGAACCTCCTGTCCGTCGCCAACCTCCCAAAACTCAATAAACTGCGCAAGGTAAGCAGCAAGACGTTGGCGTAAAGCTAAAGGGATCTTTCCAGGAACTGCCATCTTCCCTATAAGACAGGGTtacccaaacttttttcagagagggccagatttgatgaagtgaaggtgCGTGAGGGCCGAGCTgttgttgttgacctttttttaaggatttgaccccaagaaataaactgccacaggggactttggacttaccgtatttttcgcaccataggacgcactttttcccctccaaaaatgaaggggaaatgtgtgtgcgtcctatggggcgaatgcaggctttcgctgaagcctggagagcgagaggcatcggtgcgcaccgacccctctcgctctccaggcttcaggaagctatccgcaagccttgcaagcccggtgggagttccagtgggctcacaaggcttgcgggcagcagcctgcagccccggcgagtgtccgcaagcgggagcgcgcgaggcttggcgcggcaacctgtccggagggctccccgtgctttgggtgagtgtctgcaagccttgcgcgcccggcgggaggtcccgccgagcgcgtgaggcttggggcggcagcctgcagcccgaagcatgcggagctctccggagggtgccccgtgcttcaggcaggtgtgcgcaaggcttggggcggcagctgcggctgggggggggaataatttttttttattcatttccccctccaaaaaaccgaggtgcatcctatgggccggtgcaccctatagaacgaaaaatacggtacctgcatTAAGGTCAAGGTTTGGGGCAAGAGAATGGGTGCGAGGGTTGTTggcattttgggggggaagtacCGGTACTTTGGCCTGCGGAGATTCGAACGACAACCCTATTGGGTAGGCTGGTCTCATTGTGAGACAGGGAAGGgttcaggagactttgtggatatttaagttataattagaaaactcttaataattattcataaagggaACACCTTATAAGAAGTAAacaaggaggccagatacaggataaaggaagtcttttatttggttgtttgtattgctgTATGTCATGctcattgtatgttatgttcacgtttaatgaggatGGATTTctgtatggggggtgggggtttatGTTacattgtaaataaaatttccaataaaaataaaataaaagttttttaaattaaaaaatcaaattgtatttttaatattattatttaaatctggatttttatttctttataaaattGGATATTTAGAATAAAATGCTttcggaggaaaaatctttctaaagattttctatttaagttacattaaagCCCAAAGGCTgatcatcaggaaataaggatttaagttttccatgtgtgctaaaactcaagtttttaaaaaataaatgaattgtttaaccacatcagttgaCAAACATGGaaacatatgctataatgttactgttttagttGAATAAATTGTTACTAAGGAAATGATTGGTTTTTTTTCTACCAGTGAAGTACAGCAGAAAATTTGTCCAAATATAAACCTTACTAAACCTCACAAcgatttcataattatctgtctgtgTATTTCTGATGGTATAACCGAGTCAGTAATTtctgatataactgtaaaaactggctctgaaaatttattgttcccaaaaacgaaaccttcatctggttgtaaatattaagattatgccAGGAAGAATGaatctttctgtaaaaaagaCTAATGACATCgggtcttactgactagtgatttgaattgtgatttaaatcaaatccaccctgggcgAATTTTTTTCTACAAAGAAAAGTGTGCGCTTTTGGGGGCTTTCagggttttcccaaacttgggtctccagttgttttgggactacaattcccatcatccctgaccattctcgctagggatgatgggattcgtagtccaaaaacagccggagacGCAAGATTGGAGGGCGGACCCTGGTTTAAAGAACAGGCAGGTAAGaggcagcaaaagaaaaagagtttttcTCCCTAAAACTCGCAGACACCCAAGGAAGCTGAACATTTGAAGGTTTGAGACtgataaaaaagaaaggaagttgtTCACGCAGCCCatcgttaaactgtggaactcctcgCTATGTGACACTTGaatcttttctgtttttcccctCCGTAGCTGGAGCTGAGCGACAATAGGATTTCCGGCGGCTTGGAAGTCCTTGCTGAGAAAACTCCAAACTTGACGCACTTGAATCTTAGCGGGAACAAAATCAAGGATATAAACACTTTGGAGCCGCTGGTGAGTTAAACGCTCCTCTCAGAGGGCTGGAGGAAACtatctatataccgtatttttttgatctataagacgcaccagaccacaagacgcacctagtttttggaggaggaaaacaagaaaaaaaatattctgaatctcagaagccagaacagcaagaggaatcgctgcgcagtgaaagcagcaatccctcttgctgttctggcttctgggatagctgcgcagcctgcattcgctccataagacgcacacacatttccccttactttttaggagggaaaaagtgagtcttatagagcaaaaaatacggtatatatatttgtgtgttccTCTTTTGGCAAAGtcgcccctctcctctccccgctTTTTCCTAGGGGGTGCACCCCTTTTTTCATCCTCAGATTCTGAGGTGCTTTTACCTTCTCTCCTACAAgaattcagctgctgctgctttgctttgTAACCCAAAGTCAAGTACATAGTCCTCATGGTTTGCAAAGAACTCCACGGTTGTGGTTTGGTGGGAGCGCGAGGCCTCAAAACCTTGAATTGGTGGGGGGTTGGTCAGGATCTTGGGGTTGTAGCCACCTGGGTCCTGTTTCTcggagtagactcattgaaaccaatggacatAATGTGCCAGAATTAGACGTTTGAGTGGCCTTGCCTAGACAAAAACAAGGTTTTTGAAaatcatttattacattttattttgaCTAAGTAAAAATCATGAATGAAAATGCGCACCCCGCAACTGAAACCGTTctattgtaactatccaacctccccaaatttcaacacctcttgcgatggtttgacccctttcagttttaacagtacaaattccacaaacaccttccatatctcctcagaatcatttcttctgcatattccccgtcttaccttaatggcacatattaaaagcttctgcgttttgttattttaaacattttttcccgattcattatatatcatctcccagaaagctctCGCCACCTTACACGTctgccacatatgataaaaggtaccttctatttctttacatttccagtgggtgtttttttttcccTGCTgcaaaaaaaacatttatttttttaaattaactttACAAACCATACTAATCTGAAGGAAGTGGTTTGCAAAATGTGGTTTATGCACACTttgaatttgttttttgtttttttaaatgatatttattaagatttttccattataatacatcaaaaaaacaaaaaaacgaaacaaaaattttttaaaaacacataaaattcaaagtccttattttcaatgacatatttccctgacttccccacacctccccttcttgtattccagttcaaattgttggttcaacaagttcttgtccccaatttttaacctttttatatttcattcattttagaaaaaccaattttaacttataaacatcaataattatacatctgtgcttattcttaaaaccttttcctaaagtcgacccaaattcccttccacgaattccccatatGCACACTTTGAATTTGTCCCAGTAACAAACCTGTGGCCGGTGAGCAAAAGGGGTCAGCCattttgctgcagcattctgtgctGACTGCAGCTGCACTGATTTGAGGGGACCGGGGGGGGGGTCATGCGATTATCGTTCGCCCGGTTCACCTCCAGAATCTCCACAGAAAAAGCTGTCTCACCTACGAAGTTTGGACCTCTTCAACTGCGAGGTGACGACGCTCATCAACTATAGGGAGAGCATCTTCACTCTCCTCCCGCAACTCACTTACCTCGACGGCTTTGACACGAACGACAAAGAGGCGCCGgactccgacccggaagtggacGGGCTGGAAGATGAATACGACGAGAACGGAGAAGGTTAGACTCAGTCGAACACTGGGAAGGGCTTTTGAGTTATTGGAAATGCATCGtgggtttttcctttccttttgtcaACTTCCTGGCCCCGTTTCCCacgctgtttttttttatttcttccccATTTGCTGTGCCCTAActagatgcaggtggcgctgtgggttaaaccacagagcctaggacttgccgatcagaaggtcggcggttcgaatccccgcgatggggtgagctcccgttgctcggtccctgctcctgccaacctagcaattcgaaagcacgtcaaagtgcaagtagataaataggtaccgctccagtgggaaggtaaacagcgtctccgtgcgctgctctggttcgccagaagcggcttagtcctgctggccacatgacccggaagctgtacgccggctccctcggccagtaaagcaagacgagcgccgcaaccccagagtcggccatgactggacctaatggtcagaggtccctttaactttaattTCTGTCCCTtatatcaggcatccccaaactcagccccccaaatgttttgggactacaacgcccatcatccctagctagcaggaccagtggtcagggatgatgggaagtgtagtcccaaaacatctggagggccgagtctggggatgcctgccttataTACCATAACAGTACAACAATCTctcttttttgaaatattttttgtttttaccaaTACAGTTGTACCATCAATCAGTTTATATAATCATCCCTTGAGATTTTCTGAATCTCTTAACTTAACCCCGTCCCCTATGTGGTTCCTCATGACAATGTTTATAACTACATATCATTCCATTCTCCAAATCTCCTTTTTCCAAGTCATCCATAGTTTTCGTTACATTACAGGCGAGTCTTTGAGTCCAGCTCAAGTTTTGatttgcttacagtggtctcctaaatgcattttttaaaattcccattctttttcaaagttctTGTCTTGATTCCCAAGTCGCCCGTTAGctttgccataataataataataataataattaataataataaattttatttatatcccgccctcctcagccaaagccgggctcagagcggccaaCATCAAATGTTATTGTAACAGTAAAATAATCTCTTAATTCCTTCCATTGTTCCTAGTTCAATAAACTGCTCAATCTTTTTGGAACTTCTGAACTGATTATCCTTGTTGTCTTGGGAAAAATCCTTCCTCTCTCTCAAACCTCCTTTTCGGATCTCttgtggaatatatatatatatatattttcttccgCTTCTCCCCCTTTCCCAGAAGGCGAAGAGGAAgatgaagaagacgaagaagaactCGACGAGGATGCAGTCGACGACGAGGAGGATGAAGAAGATCtggatggggaagaggaggaggacggggTTGACGATGAAGTAAGTTTGCAAGGCGGCTTTCCTTCCCCCCTGCTTTTACCTCTGTGTTTCCCAGAGCGGTTAGAACAAAGGGTGCTCTGTTCAATAACAGCATCCCACCcccagaaagagagggaaaaaaaGATTTGTTTTGCAGGTAGCTGATCCTTCAGACGGGAAAACTGCCTTGCACAAAGCCAGGCCATTTAAATAATCACAATAATATTCTTTTCCTCTGTACAGGTACCCAGGAAAGCCTGCTTAACCCTGAGATCAAATGCATGCTCTTACCATATTCTAAAGGAGGACACAAGATGCTGGTCCTCATTGTTGTGGTTAAAGAGCTGGTTTCAAATAGCGGCCCTCTAGctccaaaagggacgcgggtggcgctgtgggttaaaccacagagcctaggacttgccgatcagaaggtcggcggttcga containing:
- the LOC128405722 gene encoding acidic leucine-rich nuclear phosphoprotein 32 family member B-like: MEMKKRLNLELRNKKPAEVKELVLDNCRSDDGKIGGLSSDFENLEFLSMINVNLLSVANLPKLNKLRKLELSDNRISGGLEVLAEKTPNLTHLNLSGNKIKDINTLEPLKKLSHLRSLDLFNCEVTTLINYRESIFTLLPQLTYLDGFDTNDKEAPDSDPEVDGLEDEYDENGEEGEEEDEEDEEELDEDAVDDEEDEEDLDGEEEEDGVDDEEEEEGEDDDEDEDLPQGEKRKREIEDEGEDDPDEDDDDDEDD